The DNA region GATTGACGGTCCGGAACATTATCGGAGGATTAATGAAGTACTCGTAGAGGCAGCTGTGAATTGCATCAAATGCTTGGAATACTTGGGCTTTGCCTATGTAAATTAAAATctctatttaattttctttagagATTTCTTTCTGACTGCACAACTCCTGATCACTGACTCTTTATAATGTTCAGGTTAAAGATGCAACAAACCCCACGTCATTCGAACTAGGACTAGTACTTTGTATGTAAGTTCTAATTAAGTCATTATCATGCTTCATTCTATAAATTAGAGAAATACTATTTATTACAGTGTTGAGATGACGTGACAGTGAaaactaacattttttttttttacaagtttttgTTGATCTAAATactgattttcattgtcacgtCATCTCAGTTGTACGATAGTCGTCGTATATATAACAGATATATTTGTGGGCAGGGACAATCTCATGTTGTGGAATGGCAGAGATATGGTGGATGCACAAATGTACGACGACCACGACATTctttatgattatatatatgttgattaaTTAAGTTTGATTTCCACAGTAGTCTATAAAGTTAGATGAGATATTAATTGTCAAAACTTTTGTTGGTGGGTTGTTTTTCATTTGATGGATAATTCGTGAATCTGGATTAAGGCTGTGTCGAATTGTGTTGAAATATTGTATATGGAAGAAAGAGAGCCATTGATGCAATTTCTTCTTGTCtagagtatatatattttcatacaattacaataaaaaatagttgCAATTGCGTATCAAATCCTTATGATTGGTGTGATTTGattacccttctttttttttttttttttttctaatttaaaaggATGGGAagggcgaccagtgtagttttCCCCCTTGGGCGTGACCATCGGAGTTCCAATCCGCTGTGGAATGTctggtttgagccatagctactgcctgggaatgcgagcccgtcaccacaatCCCACCAAAGTGTAAGCCAGTAGAGCCCCTTcatagtagcatctggttcacgcatctactgccgcaagcggattcgaacacgtaaccactaggatgaaaggagttcttctaccaactcaactaccaccttggtggtgATTTGATTACCTTATTTGTATTACTTTCACTCCGTACTCTTTAAATTTTCGTTTGAAATCTTTGACTGCTTGAAGTTTatttaatgacaaaaaatatagccaaattttgcaataaaattatgtttaaaggTATAAAAGTAGTGCGCTagttattattaaaagtaagataATTTGGGGTTACAAAATGTGTCTAAAAAATAAGGGTAGTCAACCACACCCAAATTGGCCATATATATGAGATGGTCGGGCCAAATTCAAAAGTTTGAGatagtttggccaccccctagaGTGATCCAATCACCTCTAAATTTATATAGCCATTTGTTCAAGCCTATGAATGATAGATGTTACCCCTGGCCTTGTCATTTCCCACTTGATTTGGAGTTTCATTAACATTTGAAAGTAAAAGTATATTGGGTACTTGTCAAAACCACTTGGGTACCAGATGTTTTTTGATAATAAGATTATTATGATCAATTCTTAAGGAAAGCAAGATTTTGGTGTAGTCCATACATCATTTATTCAATGAGTGACCAAAAAATGTTCATTGatcaattaaattataatgattgTCACAATTTTtcggatccggatcccctctaATTGggagaaattggagattctctaattgttaattgttgcccttcattttaaatccaatggtctataaaatcatttaaacctcaGTAAAACAAAAGACAGCATTTAATCCCTCGGTTATATAAAAGCAGCTGACATTTTATAgactattaaatttaaaataaaggatcacaattaataattaaagaatCTTTAATTTCTCCTCAATTAGAAGACATAtgaatttcaatttttctaccaaaataagaaattaataatcTGTGACCTCTGTTTCTGACGGAGATATCTGCATGCATGCAGTACTAATTAAAGCAACCAATCTGGCGGTGCACTTTAATTTGCCAACACCCCACAAACTGTTTAGTTGCCGCCACGTTGGCATTTAACTGAAACAGTTAAATGAGGATTGATAAGCtataaatcttcttcttcttcttctttctgatCTTCTTCTCACAATTCTCATGCAAAGACTCACAGCAACATTTCTTGAacagtttgtttgtttttttttctcataacaCTTGAAAGTTTCAGAGCTCTTTGAAATGGGGAGGCTCTTTCTCATTGATTACGATCAAACTCCCGACACTAAGTTTTATGTGTGCCGTAATTGTCGTACGCATATTACGTTGGCCAGAGACTTACTTTTCAGTGtaacaaatctctctctctctctctctgttgattattattcttttcttttcagtttttcaTAGCAAAGAAATAATTGTATGTGTTACCTTAATGCATGCTTCTCCGTTTTCTTGGATTCTGTTATACATTTAAAGGAAATTCTTTTTTGAGACTGTTTTTGTGAATTTGATTGTTCTTGGGCATTGATCAGCTtgtgtttcttgtttttgcGCCTCATGCATAAATCACTGATTATAAAACAAATGGTGAAACGAAGGAGAAATTAATATCGATTCCTTTTGCTTACAATCGTTCTGCATTGCATTTTGCAGGCTAGTCTCGGCAATGAAGGCTTCTTTGAAATGGCGTAAGATATTATCAAACTTCATTCAATGCATttaatcttctttctttctttctttctttttgatgtGGGTGTTTGAGATATTGCAGAATCAACCTGCTGGTCGACGGTCCGGAACATTATCGGACGGTTCGTCCAATCATAAAGGCAGATGTGAATTGCAACAAATGCTTGGGTTGCTTGGGCTGGAAATATGTAAATctctatttaattttctttacagATTTCTTTCTGACTCACTTCACAACTCCTGATGATCACTGATTCTTTATGTTCAGATTGTAGATGAAAATCAACCCACGGGCGTAGAAGAAGGATTTGTACTTAGCATGTAAGTTCTAATGAAGTCATTATCATGCTTAGaactatttattaaaaaaaaaaaatttacaagttttTGTTGATccaaatactatttttcattatCACATCATCTCAGTTATACAACAGTTATATAACagtttattaaaattaatattagttCGCATTTTTGTGAGCAGGGATATGCTCTTGTTGTGGGATGGAGAACAGCTTGTGGATGCAAAGCTGGACtaagttgaattttttattaaggatattttaTAGTTTAAGGAAGACTAGTAGTTTGAggtaaaatgataatttaagaatggtatttgtactttttttaaggTCAGATTTACAACTCAAAAATGGTAAACTTTGAATTGGGGATTctcctcttttttgttttttcaaggaATTTATGCATTAATTTGCAATAGACTCTAATTTAGAACTCGTCTTAGTAGTCTTCAAGGGGTAGTTTAATCGGTTGTTAACCATGCTTAATGAAGCGaaagttactagttcaaattctcatttttccttttcttgtgtgaacatgtcaaaagaaagaaagaaagaaaaaaaaaaaaaaaaaaaaactcgtctTAGTAACCATTTATTGGCAAATAATTCCACTCTCCAAAATTTCGTTTGAAATCTTTGACCGTTTGAAGTTTATTTAGTGACAAAATATATAGCCAAATTTTGCTGTAAAATTATGTTTGAAGTTATTAAAGTAATGCTCtagttattattaaaattaaaataatttgcggttattgaaaaataaataaataaataaagtgtttcctataataataaattttttttaaaaaaaaaacatatatatataaattaaggatAGACGACCGCATCGAAATTGGTCGCATGAGATGACTGAACCACGTTCAAAAGTTTGAGAATGGTTTGGTTACCTATGGCCTATTtaggtggtccggccacccatatatatatatatatatatatgtatatatataatttttattataaaaacaCGATTTGTATTATTATTGATGCTTATATAACACTATTTAAATGAAAGTTCAAGATAAAACGGCTCCGCGAAGAACACTCATCTAGAACTGAGATGGCGAAAAGATTCAACTCGCAGCTATTCGTCAGCAGTACTCTTATCTCTCTCATGCTCTCTCACTCACACGCCCGCGCGCGTAAATGAGTTTTGTTCAGAACCATGGTTTCTGATTCTTGCTTTTCTGCTCAGGAATATCATTTTACACCACAAATGAACAACTGAAGACGTTGTTTTCGCCATTTGGGGTAGTTACAGAAGGTATGCTTTATTCATCACCCTTTCTGGGTTTTAATTCTTATGGATTGTAAACAATTGAtgggttttttgtttctgtAGCTAGGCTAGTTAAAGACCCAAGAACCGAAAGACCCAAAGGTTTTGGTTTTGTAACATACGAGTCAGAGGCTGAGGCTCAGAAGGCTTTGAAGGCCATGAATGGCAGGGTATTATCTCTCTCTTCCCTAAAAATCCTCTATAGATTGATTCAAAGGGTCATCAATGCCTAacttgttagaatttttttgggGGTAAATCTCTGTTTAATTTACTAAGCAAATTATATTCAAATTATTGATAAAATGTTACATCTATTAGTAAATTGACTTGGGTTTTTACCACAATCCGATAAAGGGAATTTGTTTTagttaaaaatttattgattatCATTTATCCAACTGGTTTTCTTCAGTAATTAATGGTCTTTATTGTTCATAGTTTAGCGGAAGATGATGCATATGAAGATCAATGGTCCATAGAGATTCTTAAGAAGTTGAAACACATAGTTAAGTTGCCATCACCAAATTGAGGTTAACATTCTTAGAAGTATCAACGTAATGATTAGACTAATCGATTGCAGCAATTGTTATAGTGTGATACCTAAGAATTTCAGTCAAGATTAGCATTTCAGTTAAGATTAGTTATGGTGGGGTTTTGTCAATCACTGTAGCTCAATATCTGGATTATAGATGCCAGAAGTCACCTGTATCAGGACTCATGTTCACAGGAACTTGTAATAATACCTAAGAATTTCTGTCAAGATTAGCATTTCAGTTTAGATTAGTTATcgagggtgtttttttttttttttcaatcactGTAGTTGAATATCTGGATTAAATACCAGAACTTATTCATATTTGTTTAGAGTTTTGAAGGTTCTTATAATGTTGTATTAGTTGTTTTCTCCTACCAGAGTGGAGTAATGGGGGTATGGGCCCTGGGAAAGCATCCATCATTCCACTTTGAATACATTTTCAATTCATTATATTGTTAGGAGTTGTATTTCTCAATACGAAGTGTTTGCCCTCGTATCTTTCTATCAGTGAATTATCTATCATCCAAAATTGTTACTGAGTTGAGTTTAAGTGCACAGAAggggaaaacaaaatcaagctTACCTGTAAGCCCAACaaataaacttaaatttttgcAGTGACAATAGCTAAATGGAAACCATAAGCAGAAGAAGGTTACCAAGAACCTTAAGAGAGAAAACATATCTGTCAGAACCCTCTGGTTTAAGGTAGTGGTTTTCCATTCTTCtgctaataataattattgggtAACAGGCTAGAGAGAAGTGGGGAAGCAGTTCTTCCTTCACAAGTCTAATTAATGTTTTCATGTCTTTATTATAATCTAATGATACATCTCTGATGAAACCTGTGTGGAGCGTGGTGGCTGTAAGTTTGCATTCTAGTTATTGATTGTAGAAGGCAAGAGATCATTATGCTTTAGAAAATATAACATTAGTTTGTATATCTTGAATCATTCTTAACGATCTAGTGATGTTGCAATATCATTGCATCATTTTATTCATGtaataaaagaagtaaaaataaaatgaatctttaatcttttttcaatTACCCGTAGTCATTGTGAcggtccctttttttttttgctagtgTAATCATCAATTGATATGTATCATTCAGAGGTTtgttttgtacttcttttgttTGTCTGTGTTTGATGGAAACAATCTTTCTGTAAAGCGCTAAGATCATTACTTCAGTCTGTGCATTGTGATAAACCTCTTTCTCTGTGAAGAAATTTCTGAATATGGCATGCTTTAACAGGAATAACATCAGACTAAAACCGCTTTTTCATCCCATATATTTTGTCCAGCCAATAAGAAAAAACCCTATACTTTTGcaggatatttttatttttctttgttcttgtcAATCTATATGGCAATTAGTTGGATCTTCATCCCTCTTCCAAGATATGCTGTCAAACACTCAAATTGCATCAACATTGCTGTGATTTGTGGTTGATTATAGAGCTATGTTTTTCAAAGCCCCTGCTGCTCCTATTCTTCAACCTGTGTGTTTATACTTCCTTACAGATAGTTGATGGGAGGCTGATTTTTGTTGAAATTGCAAAGACAAGGAGAGCTGAAGATGCCACTTCTTGATGAGAAGGCTCATTTTAATGTCCCATATAGAGGTCTGCATAGAAAATGCCTTTGGCATTCTGTGTCGGATGACTAATAACATATTGTTtctagtagtagtagtagttcCTTTCCCCGTCCCCCCAATTAAAATGCAAATGGTATTATGGTGTATGTATGCAGTGGAGCTTAAGTTCAGTATGCCTTACTAATCTTACTGCATTTTTGTTGATGTTGCTTTCCAAGTACTTGATAAATAATattatgaattctatcatttgttttatttgaagTATACTGTCTTTAATGGAGTACGGTGTGGAGGATTGAGGACAGGAtactttaa from Corylus avellana chromosome ca10, CavTom2PMs-1.0 includes:
- the LOC132163468 gene encoding organelle RRM domain-containing protein 6, chloroplastic, which gives rise to MAKRFNSQLFVSRISFYTTNEQLKTLFSPFGVVTEARLVKDPRTERPKGFGFVTYESEAEAQKALKAMNGRIVDGRLIFVEIAKTRRAEDATS